From a single Bryobacter aggregatus MPL3 genomic region:
- a CDS encoding ankyrin repeat domain-containing protein: protein MTPEIGPTEQKPAAMPAWLLSWGILAGLANLPLAVRLIWEQTLLTWDRGPQMIGFSMAHAFPFLLLTPLLLLPWVLAAVVLSLYRLIRKQSLGRRWIGILSAGILLSGIPFVPYSVWQSIFASQLAQGPHVSSFLIYAVSDGDSLLVQRLLDRAPKKQQQSLKNLALQQAAYAGQTAILQGLVSRGADLNSLNPSGSSPLAIAEQQGHEEAAAFLRSQGARSVPGASP from the coding sequence ATGACTCCAGAGATCGGGCCGACAGAACAGAAACCAGCAGCCATGCCGGCATGGCTGCTGTCCTGGGGAATCCTGGCCGGACTTGCGAATCTGCCGCTCGCTGTGCGTTTGATCTGGGAGCAGACACTCTTGACTTGGGATCGGGGCCCTCAGATGATCGGGTTCTCGATGGCGCACGCCTTCCCGTTTCTCCTGTTGACGCCTTTGCTTCTCCTTCCCTGGGTCTTAGCCGCAGTCGTCCTGTCGCTGTATCGCCTCATCAGAAAGCAATCCCTGGGCCGGCGTTGGATCGGCATCTTGAGCGCCGGTATTTTGCTCTCTGGAATCCCGTTTGTCCCTTACTCGGTCTGGCAGTCGATCTTTGCAAGTCAGTTGGCGCAAGGCCCGCATGTCAGCAGCTTTCTGATCTACGCAGTGTCCGATGGCGATTCTCTACTGGTGCAACGGCTGCTCGACCGAGCACCCAAAAAGCAGCAGCAGTCTCTAAAAAATTTAGCCCTGCAACAGGCAGCCTACGCTGGGCAGACTGCAATCTTGCAGGGCTTAGTCTCACGAGGAGCGGACCTCAATTCGCTCAATCCGTCTGGCTCATCCCCGCTGGCCATTGCCGAGCAGCAGGGTCACGAGGAAGCAGCGGCGTTTCTACGGTCGCAGGGAGCACGTTCCGTACCCGGCGCCTCCCCTTAA
- a CDS encoding PepSY domain-containing protein: MKTLKIRIKKFAILCHRWMGVAFCLLFSFWFLSGIAMMYWDFPSVRAEERLERAAALDPSKVLLSAEEAYGKLNAKREPEQTQLLTFDGRPAYQFRSGREQSLVYADDGAIQSQFDLELIRRTAAAFTGQPGDAAQLEMLREPDQWTIAGNFRVHQPIAKFSWADGEVAYVSGKTGEVVQHTTTASRIGAYLGAIPHWLYFTPLRKNQPLWSQVVIWLSGVGTIMAALGMVVGIWMYSPKRGVPYAGQKRLHTILGLFFGIVTCTWSFSGMMSMDPFPAASRGARGNSEVSKALQGKRPPLSAYAAQHPRQALEAMAGQFPVKSLELSSFDGKPFYQALGGNRQKRILLPDGAVRSGFSQDQLQNALRNCSIRESRLVTEYELYYVDRQHRRPLPVLYIELNDAEKTGSYIDPATGRVVQSYGSRSRWNRWLYRGLHSMDLPLLYKYRPAWDLVVLTLMLGGTALCITSVVIAWLVLRRKYFAFGRRLRVAAPGRSILE, translated from the coding sequence ATGAAGACACTGAAGATTCGAATCAAAAAATTTGCGATCCTCTGCCACCGCTGGATGGGGGTTGCATTCTGTCTCTTGTTTTCATTCTGGTTCCTATCGGGAATCGCGATGATGTACTGGGACTTTCCATCGGTCCGGGCAGAGGAGCGGCTGGAGCGAGCCGCCGCCCTCGACCCGTCCAAAGTTCTGTTGAGTGCGGAGGAAGCGTATGGAAAGTTAAACGCCAAACGCGAGCCCGAACAGACACAGTTGCTGACTTTTGATGGGCGGCCCGCTTATCAGTTTCGTAGTGGCCGGGAGCAGTCTCTGGTTTATGCCGACGACGGCGCGATCCAATCGCAGTTCGACCTCGAACTGATTCGCCGGACGGCTGCCGCATTTACGGGACAGCCCGGCGATGCGGCCCAACTGGAGATGCTCCGGGAGCCAGACCAATGGACCATCGCGGGCAACTTTCGAGTGCACCAACCGATTGCGAAGTTCTCTTGGGCAGACGGTGAAGTCGCCTATGTATCAGGTAAAACGGGTGAGGTGGTGCAGCACACTACGACAGCTTCTCGCATCGGCGCCTACCTCGGCGCGATTCCGCATTGGCTGTACTTCACGCCGCTGCGTAAGAATCAACCGCTCTGGAGTCAGGTGGTGATCTGGCTCTCAGGAGTGGGCACGATCATGGCAGCACTTGGAATGGTGGTGGGGATCTGGATGTATTCGCCCAAGCGCGGAGTTCCCTATGCCGGACAGAAGCGCTTGCATACCATTCTGGGTCTCTTCTTCGGCATCGTCACTTGCACCTGGTCTTTCAGCGGCATGATGTCGATGGACCCCTTTCCGGCTGCAAGCCGGGGTGCACGTGGCAACAGCGAAGTCTCCAAGGCGCTGCAAGGGAAGCGCCCGCCGTTGAGCGCCTATGCGGCGCAGCATCCACGTCAGGCCCTGGAAGCGATGGCAGGCCAGTTTCCGGTGAAATCGCTCGAGCTGAGTTCGTTCGATGGCAAGCCGTTCTACCAGGCGCTTGGAGGCAACCGGCAGAAGCGAATCCTCTTGCCGGATGGCGCAGTCCGCAGCGGATTCAGCCAGGACCAACTGCAGAATGCTCTGCGCAATTGCTCGATCCGCGAATCCCGGTTGGTGACCGAGTACGAACTCTATTATGTGGACAGGCAACATCGGCGGCCTTTACCCGTGTTGTATATCGAGCTCAACGACGCGGAGAAAACAGGTTCCTACATCGATCCTGCGACGGGCCGCGTCGTGCAGAGTTACGGTTCCCGCTCGCGCTGGAATCGCTGGCTCTATCGAGGTCTGCATTCGATGGACCTGCCACTGCTCTACAAATACCGGCCGGCCTGGGATCTGGTAGTCCTGACGCTGATGCTGGGCGGCACCGCTCTCTGCATCACTTCGGTGGTGATTGCCTGGCTGGTGCTAAGGAGGAAGTACTTCGCCTTCGGCCGCCGCTTGCGAGTGGCTGCCCCGGGTCGATCGATTCTCGAGTAA